TTATATTCTGGATATAGTTTTGTACATAATATGCATAATGTCTGAAATTCTGAATAAATTAATCCACGTTTATGATGTCCCACGTCGTAGGTAAAAcccacaattattttttttttcctttttaacaattaaaaaataaataccgatTTTTGAGATTTTGCGCACAAGGCAAAGCAGGATTCATTTGAGGGAATTGGTTGTTTCGAACCTTTCGTTTTAGTGAATCGgttttaaaaatcagtttaaattgAATTCAGTTACAATCTTTGCTGAAAactaagttttatttataacatttctGCTATTAGGTTACTAAAGTAACGTCCTTCAGTAACATCCTTTATATGAATCGGACATGTTCAAAAGAGCCGACTCTCGCTGAGTCGTTGACTCAACAACTGCCCTTACTGATCCAGTTCATTTCATTAACGAATCGTTCAGTCAGATTCGTGAGCAAGCCGGGTTTGTGAACAATGTGAAAAGATCCAATCAAAAAGAAAGATTCGTTCACGAACAGGACATCGCTAATATGCAGAGCCCCCCTGTGTCAGAGCCGATGCAAGCGTTTTATTGAACACAGCGAGCGTCTCCGTTTGAGCTTCTCGGCTCAGTCGAGATTATTTTCCGTCTGGTAACCGACGTTGAAAGTAACAACATGCTGTTTTCGACGAGAGGTGACAAGTTCAACTAAGAAAagggtaacattttatttaaaatgacattttgattcAAGTTACAAAGGAGGTCACTCGTTTGTTTTGATCAGCTAGCATTCTATCGTTAGCCAGCATATGTCGTAACAAGGAAGTAAATATAAGTGTAACCTACATGGTACGATGCACAACAAAACTAACATTTTATGAAGCATTTAAATCCAGGTTGTGATGTATGTTAAAATGCATGAACGTGGTTTATTCAGTGTTTCAGATTGTGTAAGTTCTAAAAATGCTCAACTACATTAGATCAAGCGTTTCTTTCAACGCTATAGTTTTGTTTAGTATCAATGATAATCCCTCTGAAATCCTTTTTCTGTCTTTATTAGAAATGGCTTGGTTCCACCAGGCTTTACAAGGCTCGGGCCAGCCAGATGGATCCATGATGCCCCCTACAGTGGAAGATCTGTCCCATACTCAGGTCTCCAAGCACACCATTACACAGTTAGGCATGGCTGATGGACAAGGTTGGTCAACACTTCGTCCGGTTTCCATCACAGACTTTCCGCCTGCTTCAGGAGGCATCGTTCCCCAACGTCTGGAAGCACTGTCCTGCACATCCCTCAACATGGGCTCCAGAGAAAACTCTGTGCCGCTGTCTTTCGTGACGCTTCAGGAACAACGATGTGTACTAAGTTGGTTTTTAGGATGGAACGCTGTCCAGAAGCAACGCTTTCTGGAAGATCTGATTTCAAAGGCTGTGCCTGGAAAGGTGTCCAGTTTATTAGACCAACTCAACACACTGcaggtgttttattttattaatttatgtgaaACTTCATGCCCTTTTCTTTGTTGTGTGATTCTTGTATGTTTACTCACCCCCAGACAATGCAGATGTAAATAAGGTTGTTCCTTCATCAGAACGGACTTAGCATTAGCATTAAATTACTTGCTCTCTTCAGTGAATGGTTGCCGTCAGAATTAAAGTTTAGACAGCTGATaaatacatcacaataatccacagcctGGTAATTCACATCAGTCTTGTGAATTAAAACGTGCATATTTATAAGAAACATTCATTATTACAGTGTTTTGACTTTTAAACCATCACTTTCGGACAAAATACTAGTCCATAATCcttaataacacttcctccagtgtaaaagtccatctcctgttgtcttcCCACATCAAAATCCCCCAACAAATGTGTTTAGAACTGTTCTGGACTATCTTCACTTTTTTGTTGTTCACTTCAGATCAGATAACTTTTTCACttgagaaagcaatatt
This portion of the Onychostoma macrolepis isolate SWU-2019 chromosome 02, ASM1243209v1, whole genome shotgun sequence genome encodes:
- the c02h14orf119 gene encoding uncharacterized protein C14orf119 homolog is translated as MAWFHQALQGSGQPDGSMMPPTVEDLSHTQVSKHTITQLGMADGQGWSTLRPVSITDFPPASGGIVPQRLEALSCTSLNMGSRENSVPLSFVTLQEQRCVLSWFLGWNAVQKQRFLEDLISKAVPGKVSSLLDQLNTLQVNDRPPNIFECQLRLWTQWFDTWSEEERNAFLNSLEEKDPTFVAYFYSRVAGTAGRD